TTACACCAATATTTTTTTTGTATTAAGTAAAGTTCCTTTCAAACTAATGGAATATTTATAATTCTAAGTTTGATTCGGATTCCATCCTGCGTTATTCTAATTATTTTCGATCATGATGAATATGTACGCTATGCAGAGCTTTTATGTATTGAGCACGTTCGTATTCAAACGGAGTATGGTATTTAGCCGCACTCATGCTTCCTATCATTTGAGCAACTGATTCGTATTCGTGTTTATCCATCCAATCAATCAAATCTTTTTCGATTACAGTTATTTTTTTGATTCCTTCACGGATTAGAACTGAACACAGCATACTCACATTAGCCCCAGCCATTAATAGTTTTAATACATCCTCAGCTCTATGTACTCCCCCTGTTCCAGCGAGATCAGAATTCACTTGCGAGTAAAGTAACGCAATCCAACGAAGAGAAAGTCTTAGGTCATGTGGTGTAGAAAGTTGTACATGAGATTTTACTTCTAAGTGTTCAAGATCAAAATCAGGTTGGTAGAATCGGTTGAATAAAACCAAAGCATTCGCACCCATGTCTGAAAATTTTTTGGCACAGTTCGTTAAATTACTGAAAAATGGACTCAGTTTTAATGCGATTGGAAGTGTAACATTTCTCTGAACTTGCCAGAATGTTTCCGCAAAGTCTTCT
This sequence is a window from Leptospiraceae bacterium. Protein-coding genes within it:
- a CDS encoding dihydroorotate dehydrogenase-like protein, encoding MNLSTKYMGLTLRSPLVASAGPLSYHLDDIKKMEDAGISAVVLYSLFEEQIEKENQELHHHLNYGTHSFAEAITYFPDPGDFESGPEEYLDYIHKVKQAVNIPIIASLNGYTSGGWTNFAKLIQDAGADGLELNLYNVPTNPNITGIELEEDFAETFWQVQRNVTLPIALKLSPFFSNLTNCAKKFSDMGANALVLFNRFYQPDFDLEHLEVKSHVQLSTPHDLRLSLRWIALLYSQVNSDLAGTGGVHRAEDVLKLLMAGANVSMLCSVLIREGIKKITVIEKDLIDWMDKHEYESVAQMIGSMSAAKYHTPFEYERAQYIKALHSVHIHHDRK